A section of the Gallaecimonas xiamenensis 3-C-1 genome encodes:
- a CDS encoding PilZ domain-containing protein — MDIMPSSVDDPVFEIRSEFKDVSNHPIISQLRALVGEPEFESLFTQLTEDEDTNTRFLLRMELRRVAAPCQRVIDLRLKGVKRCQLVEHNGQTHYMDEGARRIFEAGLKEFAGRYTMAIYDDVERYAQAARKEGRQADDEEPEVNWLELVRFGSLLTRDSERMHFATPVLIRQGGMVELSGSTSDISLSGLQVHLADAAYINPETELELSFPKLTDANKRPWPPLRYQFISQQDQRIRLRLLDTEPHITGLIKALIEHNQRRYKLDIRHIQETTRSRGFEQMLLSHSPALPVFFDAEQRACYCLSTVHNQPLQQLLFKDELSLLSELLGPRRIKAMLARDESQQESYLLMFEHHQQGRVFPFAGELEQLREQGLLDGFLRFGVNKPGWRVLKVNLFTTHVQALAGLDQDPNTSGADLQLTDTPVAPVPKEIQELSCVALLRDVTQDWLTEAAQALPGQVQDPNVLAPYCIQWRPGIQRIAMRFNDMRIEPRFRYKTPVQLYFDGKTIETELQDFSTQGLCLRLNEPIDRLPSELDVALPKLQRLSTRFDLMQMPYRVVHYDQPSLKLHLMIQDTGQVHPAKRFFSQLISANDGRLQPLDEDESTFAIARALRQSIVASALPTCLFVQKHNGKVRPNWLGVPVSPMPLPRLLSRLSQANGGQVAMDSLMSHQQFRMLLQDWRDNQRPHQSLLVALDTKGLPVMSRLQGQLPGEEALRFLQQAREKGYWGVWLLEFARTPKPDMHFIQNDLNYISRQALHRAKRLEQDLWGTVAMVEVTDITPLANVMLGLKARS, encoded by the coding sequence ATGGACATAATGCCTAGCTCTGTCGATGATCCTGTGTTTGAAATCCGCTCCGAATTCAAGGATGTATCCAACCATCCCATTATCAGCCAGCTGCGCGCCCTGGTGGGCGAGCCCGAGTTTGAGTCGCTGTTTACCCAGCTGACCGAGGATGAAGACACCAACACCCGCTTCCTGCTGCGCATGGAGCTGCGCCGGGTTGCGGCCCCCTGCCAGCGGGTCATCGATCTGCGCCTCAAGGGCGTCAAGCGATGCCAACTGGTCGAGCATAATGGCCAGACCCATTATATGGATGAGGGCGCCCGCCGTATCTTCGAAGCCGGCCTCAAGGAATTTGCTGGCCGCTACACCATGGCCATCTATGACGATGTGGAGCGCTACGCCCAGGCCGCCCGCAAGGAAGGCCGCCAGGCTGACGATGAGGAGCCTGAGGTCAATTGGCTGGAGCTGGTGCGCTTTGGTAGCCTGCTGACCCGGGACAGCGAGCGCATGCATTTTGCCACTCCTGTGCTCATTCGCCAGGGGGGCATGGTGGAGCTCAGCGGCTCCACCTCCGATATTTCCCTAAGTGGCCTGCAGGTGCACCTGGCCGACGCCGCCTACATCAACCCCGAGACGGAACTGGAGCTGAGCTTTCCCAAGCTCACCGATGCCAACAAGCGCCCCTGGCCGCCCCTTAGGTACCAATTTATTTCCCAGCAGGATCAGCGTATCCGGCTGCGCCTGCTGGACACCGAGCCCCACATCACCGGCCTTATCAAGGCCCTTATCGAACACAACCAGCGCCGCTACAAGCTGGACATCCGCCATATTCAGGAAACCACCCGCTCTCGGGGCTTTGAGCAGATGCTGCTCAGCCACAGCCCGGCACTGCCGGTGTTTTTCGACGCAGAGCAACGGGCCTGCTATTGCCTCAGCACAGTGCATAACCAGCCGCTGCAGCAGCTGCTATTCAAGGACGAGTTGAGCCTGCTGTCCGAACTGCTGGGGCCGCGACGGATAAAAGCCATGCTGGCCAGGGACGAGAGCCAGCAGGAGAGCTACCTGCTGATGTTCGAACACCACCAGCAAGGCCGGGTTTTCCCCTTCGCTGGCGAATTGGAACAGCTGCGCGAGCAAGGCCTGTTGGACGGCTTCCTGCGCTTCGGGGTCAACAAACCGGGCTGGCGGGTACTGAAGGTCAACCTCTTTACCACCCATGTCCAGGCCCTGGCCGGTCTGGATCAGGATCCCAATACCAGCGGTGCCGATCTGCAACTCACCGACACCCCTGTGGCACCGGTACCCAAAGAGATCCAAGAACTGAGCTGTGTGGCCTTGCTCAGGGATGTAACCCAGGACTGGTTGACCGAGGCGGCCCAGGCCCTGCCCGGCCAGGTCCAGGATCCCAATGTGCTGGCCCCCTACTGCATCCAGTGGCGGCCGGGGATCCAGCGTATCGCCATGCGCTTTAACGACATGCGCATCGAGCCCAGGTTCAGGTACAAGACCCCAGTGCAGCTTTACTTCGATGGCAAGACCATCGAAACCGAGCTTCAGGACTTCTCCACCCAAGGTCTTTGCCTGCGTCTGAATGAACCCATCGACAGGTTGCCCAGCGAACTGGACGTGGCCCTGCCCAAGTTGCAGCGCCTGTCTACCCGCTTCGACCTGATGCAGATGCCCTACCGGGTTGTTCATTACGACCAGCCCAGCCTGAAGCTGCACCTGATGATCCAGGACACCGGCCAGGTGCACCCGGCTAAGCGTTTCTTCAGCCAGTTGATCAGTGCCAACGACGGCCGCCTGCAACCCCTGGATGAGGATGAAAGCACCTTTGCCATAGCCCGCGCCTTGCGCCAGAGCATAGTGGCATCGGCCCTGCCCACCTGCCTTTTTGTGCAAAAGCACAACGGCAAGGTGCGCCCCAACTGGCTGGGTGTGCCGGTCAGTCCCATGCCTCTGCCCAGGTTGCTTTCTAGGCTCAGCCAGGCCAATGGTGGCCAGGTGGCCATGGACAGCCTGATGAGCCATCAGCAGTTTCGCATGTTGTTGCAAGACTGGCGCGACAACCAACGCCCCCATCAGAGCCTGTTGGTGGCCTTGGATACCAAAGGCCTGCCGGTGATGAGTCGCCTACAGGGACAGCTGCCAGGGGAAGAGGCCCTGCGCTTTTTGCAACAGGCCAGGGAGAAGGGCTATTGGGGGGTATGGTTGCTGGAGTTTGCCCGCACCCCTAAACCAGATATGCACTTTATCCAAAATGACCTGAACTACATCAGCCGCCAGGCCCTGCACAGAGCCAAGCGCCTGGAGCAGGATCTGTGGGGCACGGTGGCCATGGTGGAGGTGACCGACATCACCCCCTTGGCCAACGTCATGCTGGGGCTAAAAGCCAGGTCTTGA
- a CDS encoding alpha/beta fold hydrolase has product MSESLFLSQGQHRLHLRRLGPAEGQPALMLHGAISNGRVFYSDSGKGLGPYLAEAGFCVYVLDLRGRGLSEPAIGAGAEHGQLESIRDDLPAVQEFIQGRHPRRQVHWLAHSWGGVLMASTLARFPALCAGVASLTFFGSKRSIHSWSAERLLKVELVWNRLAPRWVAKHGYLPAKAKGIGADDETAASLRHSIAWVKTGPWVDPEDGFDYQAAAATVPWPRLWMLAGKGDRALGNPADVARFKAEMGAKGELTLLAKGQGFRRNYDHLNMLVGQDAAEDIFPRVKTWLLAPA; this is encoded by the coding sequence ATGAGTGAGTCCCTGTTTCTCAGCCAGGGGCAACACCGGCTGCACCTGCGCCGTCTGGGCCCGGCAGAGGGCCAGCCGGCGTTGATGCTGCATGGGGCCATCAGTAACGGCCGGGTCTTTTACTCCGACTCCGGCAAGGGCCTGGGGCCTTACCTGGCCGAGGCGGGTTTTTGTGTCTATGTGCTGGATCTCCGTGGCCGGGGTCTGAGCGAGCCGGCCATAGGGGCTGGCGCCGAGCATGGCCAGTTGGAGAGCATCCGTGACGACCTGCCGGCAGTGCAGGAGTTTATTCAGGGCCGCCACCCGCGCCGGCAGGTGCACTGGCTGGCCCATTCCTGGGGCGGGGTGCTGATGGCCTCCACCCTGGCCCGTTTCCCGGCCCTGTGCGCCGGTGTGGCCAGCCTGACCTTTTTCGGCAGCAAGCGCAGCATTCACAGTTGGAGTGCCGAGCGGCTGCTTAAGGTGGAGCTGGTGTGGAACCGTCTGGCACCGCGCTGGGTGGCCAAGCACGGCTACCTGCCCGCCAAGGCCAAAGGCATTGGGGCCGACGACGAAACCGCTGCCTCGTTGCGCCATTCCATCGCCTGGGTGAAGACAGGGCCCTGGGTGGACCCTGAAGATGGTTTTGATTACCAGGCCGCTGCCGCGACAGTGCCCTGGCCAAGGCTTTGGATGCTGGCGGGTAAGGGGGACAGGGCCCTTGGCAACCCGGCGGATGTGGCCCGCTTTAAGGCGGAAATGGGCGCCAAGGGGGAGCTGACTTTGCTAGCCAAAGGCCAGGGTTTTCGCCGCAACTACGACCACTTAAACATGCTGGTGGGCCAGGACGCGGCAGAAGACATTTTTCCCCGGGTCAAGACCTGGCTTTTAGCCCCAGCATGA
- the serB gene encoding phosphoserine phosphatase SerB has protein sequence MPLALVVQALPAGERVFYPGSQGPVLADSKALARTGWPLVPAKAEPRVSQFHYRLYAPQLNLADLGRLLEGLAWSELRWRQGDCFDLAFASQPDKALYLQRATELGLELMEGPFPSLDEPGLLIMDMDSTAIEGECIDDIAELAGCGQAVAEVTARAMRGELDFAQSLTERVARLAGTPTEVLEKVAENIRYTPGIEGLVKRLQDAGWQTALVSGGFTFFAHRVQEHLCLDWAEANVLEIIDAKLSGLVLGKIVDAQFKKDMLVRLRDQAGLAPGQVLALGDGANDLLMLDEAGLGIAYHGKPKVRLAAKGAIVSQDMAAVQALLEPAHE, from the coding sequence ATGCCCCTGGCATTGGTGGTGCAAGCCCTGCCCGCCGGTGAGCGGGTTTTCTATCCTGGCTCCCAAGGGCCGGTGCTGGCGGACTCCAAGGCCCTGGCCCGTACCGGTTGGCCTCTGGTCCCTGCCAAGGCCGAACCCCGTGTCAGCCAATTTCACTACCGGCTCTATGCACCGCAACTGAACCTGGCGGATTTGGGCCGCCTCCTGGAGGGCTTGGCCTGGAGCGAGCTGCGCTGGCGCCAGGGGGATTGCTTCGACTTGGCCTTTGCCAGCCAACCCGACAAGGCCCTCTATCTTCAAAGGGCGACCGAGTTGGGCCTGGAATTGATGGAAGGGCCATTTCCCAGCCTGGACGAGCCAGGCCTCTTGATCATGGACATGGACTCTACCGCCATCGAAGGGGAGTGCATTGACGATATCGCCGAGTTGGCCGGTTGTGGTCAGGCGGTGGCCGAGGTGACCGCCCGGGCCATGCGCGGCGAGCTCGACTTTGCCCAAAGCCTGACCGAGCGGGTGGCGCGCCTGGCCGGCACCCCCACCGAAGTGCTGGAAAAGGTGGCGGAGAATATCCGCTATACCCCGGGCATCGAGGGCCTGGTGAAAAGGCTGCAGGACGCCGGCTGGCAAACGGCCCTGGTGTCCGGCGGCTTTACCTTCTTTGCCCACAGGGTGCAGGAGCATCTGTGCCTGGACTGGGCCGAGGCCAATGTGCTGGAGATCATTGATGCCAAGCTGTCTGGCCTGGTGCTGGGCAAAATTGTCGATGCCCAGTTCAAAAAGGACATGCTGGTGCGCCTGCGCGACCAGGCAGGGCTGGCTCCTGGCCAGGTGCTGGCGCTGGGGGACGGTGCCAACGATCTGTTGATGCTGGATGAAGCGGGCCTGGGCATCGCCTACCACGGCAAGCCCAAGGTACGGCTGGCGGCCAAGGGCGCCATTGTCAGCCAGGATATGGCAGCGGTGCAGGCCTTGTTGGAACCGGCCCATGAGTGA
- a CDS encoding AhpA/YtjB family protein, with the protein MKKATPTFPGRRRRWLRLVALALALSLLGVLLWRWQNLAQAGLQVERQQISVMARALTSQAAYAAGQLMSNGEDKALQGLADRLAKEPQLLDAAIYDATGSVLARSGSDKPVLSLLEKADENRLIPYVSEIQSAGQVLGYLRITLTEDEVVHDARTYRKQVGESLRLMLLMAILMGFLLALVVRR; encoded by the coding sequence ATGAAAAAGGCAACACCTACTTTCCCCGGTCGCCGCCGCCGTTGGCTGCGCCTTGTCGCCCTGGCCTTGGCCCTGAGCCTGCTGGGTGTGCTGCTTTGGCGCTGGCAGAACCTGGCCCAGGCCGGCCTGCAGGTTGAGCGCCAGCAGATCAGCGTCATGGCCAGGGCCCTCACTTCCCAGGCCGCTTATGCCGCCGGCCAGCTGATGAGTAACGGCGAGGACAAGGCCCTGCAGGGCCTGGCCGATCGCCTGGCCAAGGAACCGCAGCTGCTGGACGCCGCCATTTACGACGCCACCGGCTCGGTGCTGGCCCGCAGTGGCAGCGACAAACCGGTATTGAGCCTGTTGGAAAAGGCCGATGAGAACCGGCTGATCCCCTATGTGTCGGAGATCCAGAGCGCCGGCCAGGTGCTGGGGTACCTGCGCATCACCCTTACCGAAGACGAAGTGGTACACGACGCCCGTACCTACCGCAAACAGGTGGGGGAAAGCCTGCGGCTGATGCTGCTGATGGCCATCTTGATGGGTTTCTTGCTGGCCCTGGTGGTCAGGCGATAA
- the deoD gene encoding purine-nucleoside phosphorylase codes for MATPHINANPGDFADVVLMPGDPLRAKYIAETFLDDVKEVTNVRNMLGFTGTYKGRKISVMGHGMGIPSVSIYAKELITEYGVKKLIRVGSCGAISTEVKVRDVIIGMGASTDSKVNRMRFRDHDFAALADFNLVKNAVDAAATKGVSVRVGNIFSADLFYNPDFSMFDVMEKHGILGVEMEAAGLYGVAAEFGAQAVCIVTVSDHIRTGEETTAEERQNTFNDMIEVALESVLLGDAA; via the coding sequence ATGGCAACGCCGCATATTAACGCCAACCCGGGTGATTTCGCCGACGTGGTACTGATGCCAGGTGACCCCCTGCGCGCCAAGTACATCGCCGAAACCTTCCTGGACGACGTCAAAGAAGTCACCAACGTGCGCAACATGCTTGGCTTCACCGGCACCTACAAGGGCCGTAAGATCTCGGTCATGGGCCACGGCATGGGGATCCCCTCGGTGTCCATCTACGCCAAGGAACTGATCACCGAGTACGGCGTCAAGAAGCTGATCCGGGTCGGTTCCTGCGGTGCCATCAGCACCGAGGTCAAGGTCAGGGACGTGATCATCGGTATGGGTGCCAGCACCGACTCCAAGGTCAACCGCATGCGTTTTCGTGACCACGACTTTGCCGCCCTGGCCGACTTCAACCTGGTGAAAAACGCCGTTGACGCCGCTGCCACCAAGGGCGTGTCGGTGCGCGTGGGCAACATCTTCTCTGCCGACCTGTTCTACAACCCGGATTTCTCCATGTTCGACGTCATGGAAAAACACGGCATCCTGGGGGTAGAGATGGAAGCGGCCGGCCTGTACGGCGTGGCGGCAGAGTTCGGTGCCCAGGCGGTCTGTATCGTCACCGTGTCCGACCACATCCGTACCGGTGAAGAAACCACGGCCGAAGAGCGCCAGAATACCTTCAACGACATGATTGAAGTGGCCCTCGAGTCTGTGCTGCTGGGCGACGCCGCTTAA
- a CDS encoding phosphopentomutase, whose amino-acid sequence MKRAIILVLDSFGLGATRDADRFGDVGADTLGAIARYRADKGQPLTLPNLGKLGLFHAHAESTGAPAAGVTLPAVVQGAYGHAEELSSGKDTPSGHWEIAGVPVLFDWGYFTDKQNSFPAELLDALVQGAQLPGYLGNCHASGTTILEELGEAHLNTGKPIFYTSADSVFQIAAHEESFGLERLYRLCELARALLEPYNIGRVIARPFVGSVETGFERTGNRRDYAVEPPSPTVLNKLVDAGGQVVSVGKIADIYAHSGITHKIKATGIDALFDATLAAVQDAGDQSLVFTNFVDFDSSYGHRRDIAGYADALEAFDTRLPELLALLAPEDLLILTADHGCDPSWPGSDHTREHIPVLAIGAGLSPGSLGLRHSFADIGQSLAAYFGLPSMDHGQSFIH is encoded by the coding sequence ATGAAGCGCGCCATCATTCTGGTACTGGATTCTTTTGGCCTGGGGGCCACCCGCGACGCCGACCGCTTTGGCGACGTGGGCGCCGACACCCTGGGGGCCATTGCCCGCTACCGTGCCGACAAGGGCCAACCCCTGACCCTGCCCAACCTCGGCAAGCTCGGCCTGTTCCACGCCCATGCCGAAAGCACCGGCGCCCCGGCGGCCGGGGTGACCCTGCCGGCGGTTGTGCAAGGGGCTTACGGCCATGCCGAGGAGCTGTCCTCCGGTAAGGACACTCCGTCCGGCCACTGGGAAATCGCCGGTGTGCCGGTGCTGTTCGATTGGGGCTATTTTACCGACAAGCAAAACAGCTTCCCGGCCGAACTGCTGGACGCCCTAGTGCAAGGGGCGCAGTTGCCCGGCTACCTTGGCAACTGCCATGCTTCGGGTACCACCATCCTCGAGGAGCTGGGGGAAGCGCACCTGAACACCGGCAAGCCCATCTTCTACACCTCGGCGGACTCGGTGTTCCAAATTGCCGCCCACGAGGAGAGCTTCGGGCTGGAGCGTCTCTACCGTCTTTGCGAGCTGGCCCGTGCGCTGCTGGAGCCCTACAACATAGGCCGGGTCATCGCCCGGCCCTTCGTCGGCTCAGTGGAGACCGGCTTTGAGCGTACCGGCAATCGCCGCGACTACGCCGTCGAGCCCCCCAGCCCCACTGTGCTGAACAAGCTGGTGGACGCCGGCGGCCAGGTGGTGTCGGTGGGCAAGATTGCCGATATCTACGCTCACAGCGGCATCACCCACAAGATCAAGGCCACCGGCATCGACGCCCTGTTCGATGCCACCCTGGCCGCCGTGCAAGACGCCGGCGACCAGAGCCTGGTGTTCACCAACTTTGTGGATTTTGATTCGAGTTATGGGCACAGAAGGGACATCGCCGGTTATGCCGATGCCCTGGAAGCCTTCGACACCCGGCTGCCAGAATTGCTGGCCTTGTTGGCTCCGGAGGATCTGTTGATCCTCACCGCCGACCACGGCTGCGACCCCAGCTGGCCGGGTTCAGACCACACTCGGGAACATATCCCGGTGCTGGCGATAGGGGCCGGGCTTAGCCCAGGCAGCCTGGGCCTTCGCCACAGCTTTGCCGATATTGGCCAGTCCCTGGCGGCATATTTTGGCTTGCCGTCCATGGACCATGGGCAAAGCTTTATACACTAG
- the deoA gene encoding thymidine phosphorylase: MLAQEIIRKKRDGLPLSGEELRFFINGIRDNKVSEGQIAALAMAIYFNDMNLDERVALTAAMRDSGQVLSWDDLDLPGPVLDKHSTGGVGDLVSLVLGPLVAACGGYVPMISGRGLGHTGGTLDKLEAIPGYNVTPDDATFRRLVKDCGIAIIGQTGSLAPADKRFYATRDITATVESIPLITASILSKKLACGLDALVMDVKVGSGAFMPSYQASKDLARAIVEVANGAGTRTRALLTDMNQVLAASAGNGVEIAETVRYLKGEGHNPRLHQVVMQLGAEMLKLGKLADDDSQALAKLDQALASGAAAERFAKMVAGLGGPSDFLEKSELYLPKAPLSRLVYADQAGTVAAMDTRALGLAVVGLGGGRRRAEDAIDHSVGLTELIALGQGTDRPLARVHGRSEAELDAAEAAVKAAITLGDHQDKPVVYEVIS, from the coding sequence ATGCTGGCGCAGGAAATCATCCGCAAAAAGCGGGATGGCCTGCCTTTGTCTGGTGAAGAGCTGCGCTTTTTCATCAACGGCATCAGGGACAACAAGGTCAGCGAGGGGCAAATCGCCGCGCTGGCCATGGCCATCTATTTTAACGACATGAACCTGGACGAGCGGGTTGCCCTGACGGCGGCCATGCGCGACTCCGGGCAAGTGTTGAGCTGGGACGACCTTGATCTGCCTGGCCCGGTGCTGGACAAGCACTCCACTGGCGGCGTGGGGGATCTGGTGTCCTTGGTACTGGGCCCCCTGGTGGCGGCCTGCGGCGGCTATGTACCGATGATCTCCGGCCGTGGCCTTGGCCACACCGGCGGCACCCTGGACAAGCTCGAAGCCATTCCCGGCTATAACGTCACCCCGGACGACGCCACCTTCAGGCGCCTGGTCAAAGACTGCGGCATCGCCATCATAGGCCAGACCGGCAGCTTGGCGCCGGCCGACAAGCGCTTCTACGCCACCCGGGATATCACCGCCACCGTCGAGTCCATTCCCCTTATTACCGCCTCCATCCTGTCCAAGAAACTGGCCTGCGGCCTGGACGCTCTGGTGATGGACGTCAAGGTGGGCTCCGGTGCCTTTATGCCCAGCTATCAGGCCTCCAAAGACCTGGCCCGCGCCATCGTCGAGGTGGCCAATGGCGCCGGTACCCGCACCCGGGCCCTGCTGACCGACATGAACCAGGTGCTGGCCGCCAGCGCCGGTAACGGCGTGGAGATCGCCGAGACGGTGCGCTACCTCAAGGGCGAAGGCCATAACCCGCGCCTGCACCAGGTGGTGATGCAGCTGGGGGCCGAGATGCTCAAGCTGGGTAAGCTCGCCGACGACGACAGCCAGGCCCTGGCCAAGCTGGACCAGGCCCTGGCCAGTGGCGCCGCTGCCGAACGCTTTGCCAAGATGGTGGCAGGCCTGGGTGGCCCCAGCGATTTTCTGGAAAAGAGCGAACTGTACCTGCCCAAGGCGCCTCTTAGCCGCCTGGTCTATGCCGATCAGGCAGGCACTGTGGCGGCCATGGACACCCGCGCCCTTGGCTTGGCGGTGGTGGGCTTGGGAGGCGGCCGGCGCCGCGCCGAAGACGCCATCGACCACAGCGTCGGTCTGACCGAACTTATCGCCTTGGGGCAGGGCACCGACAGGCCCCTGGCACGAGTCCATGGCCGCAGCGAAGCGGAGCTGGACGCCGCCGAAGCGGCGGTCAAGGCCGCCATCACCCTGGGTGACCACCAGGACAAGCCCGTGGTTTACGAGGTGATCTCATGA
- the deoC gene encoding deoxyribose-phosphate aldolase: MIDIQTAAQQALGLMDLTTLNDNDTDAKVIALCQDAVTPVGNTAAICIYPRFIPAARKALKELGVEGKVKIATVTNFPHGGGDIDIAVSETRAAVAYGADEVDVVFPYRALMAGDESLGFELVKACKAACGAVTLKVIIESGELKDPALIRKASDLSIAAGADFIKTSTGKVAVNATLEAAEIMLNAIKDSGKDIGFKPAGGVRTAAEAAQYLALAEQIMGPGWLSPAHFRFGASSLLGNLLNTLGVQVAEQQGGY, translated from the coding sequence ATGATTGATATCCAAACTGCTGCCCAGCAGGCCCTTGGCCTGATGGATCTGACCACGTTGAACGACAACGACACCGACGCCAAGGTTATCGCCCTGTGCCAGGACGCAGTCACCCCCGTGGGCAACACCGCCGCCATTTGCATTTACCCCCGTTTTATCCCGGCGGCCCGCAAGGCCCTCAAGGAGCTGGGTGTGGAAGGCAAAGTGAAGATTGCCACCGTCACCAACTTTCCCCATGGCGGCGGCGATATCGACATCGCCGTTAGCGAGACCCGCGCCGCCGTTGCCTATGGCGCCGACGAAGTGGACGTGGTCTTCCCCTACCGCGCCCTGATGGCCGGTGACGAATCACTGGGCTTTGAGCTGGTCAAGGCCTGTAAGGCCGCCTGTGGCGCCGTGACCCTCAAGGTCATTATCGAAAGCGGTGAGCTTAAAGATCCGGCCCTCATCCGCAAGGCCTCTGATCTCTCCATCGCTGCCGGCGCCGACTTTATCAAGACCTCCACCGGTAAAGTGGCCGTCAACGCCACCCTGGAAGCGGCCGAGATCATGCTCAACGCCATCAAGGACAGCGGCAAGGACATCGGCTTCAAGCCCGCCGGTGGTGTGCGCACCGCCGCCGAGGCGGCCCAGTACCTGGCCCTGGCCGAGCAGATCATGGGCCCAGGCTGGCTGAGCCCGGCGCATTTTCGCTTCGGTGCGTCCAGCCTGCTGGGCAACCTCCTTAACACCCTGGGTGTACAGGTAGCGGAGCAACAAGGGGGCTACTGA
- a CDS encoding DUF3157 family protein, with translation MYKKFALPALLLGLSLPALAAEVAQVTLPNGMVVRLKDDFTWEYVIAKTPDQHLAPQALAQAELLASTAKDRVKLKLARHQWQDGRLGLVFNLENDNSENVVKVVADAQFFDDQGKPIKRQSLVVWQAEYRMPESYLRKGQSRDSRELWVEGIDPAQWQKGLVSLSISKLQFR, from the coding sequence ATGTACAAGAAATTCGCCCTACCCGCCCTGCTGCTGGGGCTGTCCCTACCGGCCCTGGCCGCCGAGGTGGCCCAGGTCACCCTGCCCAACGGCATGGTGGTGCGCCTCAAGGATGACTTTACCTGGGAATATGTGATTGCCAAGACTCCAGACCAGCATCTGGCCCCCCAGGCCCTGGCCCAGGCCGAACTGCTGGCCAGCACCGCCAAGGACAGGGTCAAGCTCAAGCTGGCCCGCCACCAGTGGCAAGACGGCCGCCTGGGGCTGGTGTTCAACCTGGAGAACGACAACAGCGAGAACGTGGTCAAGGTGGTGGCCGACGCCCAGTTCTTCGACGACCAGGGCAAGCCCATCAAGCGCCAGTCCCTGGTGGTCTGGCAGGCCGAATACCGGATGCCCGAGTCTTACCTGCGCAAGGGCCAGTCCCGAGACAGCCGAGAGCTTTGGGTGGAGGGCATAGACCCGGCCCAGTGGCAAAAAGGCCTGGTCAGCCTCAGTATCAGCAAGCTGCAGTTCCGTTAA
- a CDS encoding outer membrane protein OmpK, translated as MKLKKQFAALALAAGALSAPTFAADYSSDIHANDYKWLTFNLMHSEDNRLPFQNHKDTYLEMEFGGRSGIVDLYGYVDFFDVLDDGSDDLNNGDNFFAKLAPRFSLDAMTGKDLSFGPVKELYIATVTNIGDHGAFGGLWEHYIGLGSDVQVPWFGKMGVNLYARYVRENYSGADEKKWDGYMASTNWFKPVATFADGSFIAYQGYLDYKFGGDEVGSQPGRSKNSTEWFNGIYYHTDRYAVGYGLKYYNNMAFFTDNSSATGVRQDTSGFGHYFSVNYKF; from the coding sequence ATGAAACTGAAAAAGCAGTTTGCCGCCCTTGCATTGGCTGCGGGTGCCCTGAGCGCTCCGACCTTTGCGGCTGACTATTCAAGCGACATCCACGCCAACGACTACAAATGGTTGACCTTCAACCTCATGCACAGTGAGGACAACCGCCTTCCTTTCCAAAACCATAAAGATACCTACCTGGAAATGGAATTCGGTGGCCGCTCCGGCATTGTTGACCTGTATGGCTACGTGGATTTCTTCGACGTCCTGGATGACGGCAGTGATGACCTGAACAACGGTGATAACTTCTTTGCCAAGCTGGCGCCCCGCTTTTCCCTCGATGCCATGACCGGCAAGGACCTGTCTTTCGGTCCGGTCAAGGAGCTGTACATCGCCACCGTCACCAACATCGGTGACCACGGCGCCTTCGGCGGGCTTTGGGAGCACTACATCGGCCTGGGTTCCGATGTGCAGGTGCCTTGGTTCGGCAAGATGGGGGTGAACCTCTACGCCCGTTACGTCCGTGAGAACTACAGCGGCGCCGACGAGAAGAAGTGGGACGGCTACATGGCCTCCACCAACTGGTTCAAACCGGTGGCAACCTTTGCCGACGGTTCCTTCATCGCCTACCAGGGCTACCTGGACTACAAATTCGGCGGTGACGAAGTGGGCAGCCAGCCTGGCCGCAGCAAAAACAGCACCGAGTGGTTCAACGGTATCTACTACCACACTGACCGCTACGCCGTGGGTTATGGCCTCAAGTACTACAACAACATGGCCTTCTTCACCGACAACTCCAGTGCCACCGGCGTCCGCCAGGACACCTCTGGGTTCGGTCACTACTTCAGTGTGAACTACAAGTTCTAA